A single region of the Pseudomonas sp. VD-NE ins genome encodes:
- a CDS encoding SCO family protein, with protein MRLLDWISLTVCFWIFSNVAFAHEGHAPEAPTTVAAAPAKGTHDAKTWFTDTPLQDQNGETLRFYSDALQNRIVLLNVIFTSCNDACPLITQKLKEVRELLGDKAPDITFISLTSDPLRDTPAVLKAYTLKQGSDDPHWLFLTGDKAQMDLVLSRIGQIVPTPEQHSTQLIVGDVANKRWSKIRPDAPAAAIAQRLQLLTMPVAGR; from the coding sequence ATGAGACTGCTCGACTGGATCTCCCTGACCGTGTGTTTCTGGATCTTCAGCAACGTCGCATTCGCCCACGAAGGCCATGCCCCCGAAGCCCCGACAACGGTTGCCGCCGCGCCGGCCAAAGGCACCCACGACGCGAAAACATGGTTCACCGACACGCCATTACAGGATCAAAACGGCGAAACCCTGCGCTTCTACAGCGATGCGCTGCAAAACCGCATCGTTCTGCTCAACGTGATTTTTACCAGTTGCAACGATGCCTGCCCGCTGATCACCCAAAAGCTCAAAGAGGTGCGCGAGCTGTTGGGCGACAAGGCGCCGGACATCACCTTCATTTCCCTTACCAGTGACCCGCTGCGCGATACGCCGGCGGTGCTCAAGGCTTACACCTTGAAGCAGGGTTCCGATGACCCTCATTGGCTTTTTCTTACCGGCGACAAGGCGCAGATGGACCTGGTATTGAGCCGCATCGGCCAGATCGTGCCGACCCCCGAGCAGCACTCCACGCAGTTGATCGTCGGCGATGTCGCCAATAAACGCTGGAGCAAGATCCGCCCCGACGCCCCGGCTGCCGCCATTGCCCAGCGCTTGCAGTTGCTGACAATGCCCGTGGCTGGCCGCTGA
- the mnxG gene encoding manganese-oxidizing multicopper oxidase MnxG, with protein MVGIHHAPSLLNWLVILASMLSVELASAAVRCERNLVANVVAFDQPLMFNRLGAQNINGMMFALRRDVVDEHEQSLAYGGAAVPGKVSLRPDKRPRPLVLRVAAGDCLTINLQNLLDYQANPNKHFENEGEEGVENANGAEAFKVDEQVADRHVGFQVNGLQAVNSIDDISSFTGRNANSLVPPGASRSYTLYAEREGAFAVSSRGATFGGEGAAGNVANGLFGQVVVLPKGGRTYRNTLTEEEMRLATTGRAPTGQPIVDYQARYPQREPWLREGKAGTPIIGMVDGNEIISSESDAIVMGSNADGSFPPNTYPLESMGKRNPAIPNRLEAFRDFASQFQDETAATQAFPAYWADPVMAHVLEPTRDSFMINYGSGGMGAEVVANRLGVGPMHDCLSCAYEEFFLSSHTVGDVAMLVDVPANTGLENIAPGQTPRADQIGVKATMALYPSEPSNVNHSYIGDFVKFRNTHNGHEQHIFHLHGHQWLFNPNDDNSDYVDAQGIGPGAGYTYEIANGGSGNRNRVAGDAIYHCHFYPHFAQGMWAMWRVHDVFEEGTRLDVSQQGADGYHSEPFALRSGKPAVGARALPDGEIVAGTPIPAIVPLPGKAMAPMPGKVVVVPKIGETLIAGNDEDGDEEEGDDDGEHHGGNAGGQAIGSLALVDRSEANRNADGSLKNPGYPFWIGGMESSVGQRPPTPPLDMLDAATAQSLKASGKALWANLDPAQSGGWNGGLQRHALDGVAAGGEAHTVTTSLDFSKEVTRAKPIYLPEEGTEVEQAAMAFHAKKDHPSYALLPGNQVVAKAFRTNGALPMAGAPYYEPCMDDRQKRLTSSAGSGEFASGERIDGMSFVGASSFTADRPRIYKAANIQFDAVYNKVGYHFPQARILALWEDAWPVITKQRPPEPLVMRMNTFDCVQYQQTNLVPATYEMDDYQVRTPTDVIGQHIHLPKWDLTSADGSSNGWNYEDGVLSPGAVQERIHAIREFNQCASTDSRDGTQACPKAKNHPFFGQYGRADWLGARTAMQRWFVDPVVNAKGVDRGLGTIFTHDHLGPSTHQQIGLYATVLAEPAGSTWFHAETGEPLYSGARQDGGPTSWQAVINTGDLDGDGKNDSFREFFLEYSDFQHAYEAGVYVGAGPNGVPNAQAFPATADSFRYAINPPVRNNASNLLEGVLEVQGGQVPGCPSRPCPQAISVDDPGMFVVNYRNEPLALRVYDPNKVGPDGKRGMQADGLGGDLSFAMQSRTDRAIPAMNLAPNLLTSATGPTGGTTLFPPHINKGGAEPGDPFTPMLRTYTGDNVRLRVHAGGHEEEHNVTLHGVKWLQSGSGFGNSSNSGWRASQMIGISEQMGFIAPVSMLSSSAATTGDYLYSMDASIEGYWSGIWGVMRNYTAKRSDLFAIPNNPNPAGMRNTVAFEGSCPRISANPNGIGTRPTVQRNYEVVAALANDILANTLGLTIGDPEGLGQHVGGPLNPAGGTLVLNSRTVSIPQVTVTDPEDGETITIGGQSGPLHDPTAILYVRKSDLDPLSGKLKPGIPVEPLVLRAAAGDCINITLENRLPSVMPDLTQTAVMQGMVKRDRNSGLGSTTFSNNLMRPSSHVGLHAQLLAYDITKSDGANVGANPIQTVPPRVGNSGAYPTRTYQYYAGHLEREGKPVTQLGRSVDNINATAVEFGGLNITPADVIKQPQKGLGGAMSILPIGATWVDDARKVNATVTAPGQTSYRDFAMVWHKALNTRWANGRPVEGIAAEGFGVPTDPQDNSSMAINYKTEPLWYRFGLAPDAPFGHADGAGYGDMTNAHMAYSNALVGGDPQTPVLYAKPGQPFRTHILMPSGGSRGTTFQLDGHVWSVNPFQAEKSDTGGYPMGSPGVGSVRFGYNPMSMYIGAHESVLPAAHFSFMIPSAGGSNAIPGDYLFRDYAAYGNTSGLWGLLRVTNEPEPAPQGQ; from the coding sequence ATGGTTGGCATTCATCACGCTCCGTCTCTGTTGAACTGGCTAGTGATTCTGGCCTCGATGCTCAGCGTCGAGCTGGCCAGCGCGGCCGTGCGTTGCGAGCGCAACCTGGTGGCCAACGTCGTCGCCTTCGATCAGCCACTGATGTTCAACCGCCTCGGTGCGCAGAACATCAACGGCATGATGTTCGCCCTGCGCCGCGATGTGGTCGATGAACATGAGCAGTCACTGGCTTACGGAGGCGCCGCAGTGCCAGGCAAAGTCTCGCTGCGCCCGGACAAGCGTCCACGGCCATTGGTGTTGCGTGTGGCGGCTGGTGATTGCCTGACGATTAACCTGCAGAACCTGCTCGACTATCAGGCCAACCCGAACAAGCACTTTGAAAACGAGGGCGAAGAAGGGGTCGAAAACGCCAACGGCGCCGAAGCCTTCAAAGTCGATGAGCAGGTGGCGGATCGTCACGTCGGTTTCCAGGTCAACGGCCTGCAAGCGGTGAACAGCATCGATGACATTTCCTCGTTCACCGGGCGTAACGCCAACAGTCTGGTGCCACCGGGTGCCAGCCGTTCCTACACCCTGTACGCCGAGCGCGAGGGCGCGTTTGCCGTCAGCAGCCGTGGCGCGACGTTTGGCGGCGAGGGCGCGGCCGGCAACGTTGCCAACGGACTGTTCGGCCAGGTCGTCGTGCTGCCCAAGGGCGGTCGCACTTATCGCAATACCCTCACCGAAGAAGAAATGCGCCTGGCCACGACTGGCCGCGCACCCACCGGCCAACCGATCGTTGATTACCAGGCGCGCTACCCACAGCGCGAACCGTGGCTGCGTGAAGGCAAGGCCGGCACGCCGATCATCGGCATGGTCGATGGCAATGAAATCATTTCCAGCGAAAGCGATGCGATTGTCATGGGCAGCAACGCCGACGGCAGCTTCCCGCCCAACACCTATCCGCTGGAGTCGATGGGCAAACGCAACCCGGCGATTCCCAACCGCCTCGAAGCGTTCCGCGATTTCGCCTCGCAATTCCAGGACGAAACTGCCGCCACCCAAGCGTTCCCCGCGTACTGGGCCGATCCGGTGATGGCTCACGTGCTGGAGCCGACCCGCGACTCGTTCATGATCAACTACGGCTCCGGCGGTATGGGCGCCGAAGTGGTCGCCAACCGCTTGGGCGTGGGGCCGATGCACGACTGCCTGTCGTGCGCCTACGAAGAATTCTTCCTCAGCTCGCACACCGTCGGCGATGTCGCGATGCTGGTGGATGTGCCGGCCAACACCGGGCTTGAGAACATCGCCCCGGGCCAGACACCGCGCGCCGATCAGATCGGCGTGAAAGCCACCATGGCGCTGTATCCGTCGGAGCCGTCGAACGTCAACCACAGCTACATCGGTGACTTCGTCAAATTCCGCAATACCCACAATGGCCACGAGCAACACATCTTCCACCTGCACGGCCATCAGTGGCTGTTCAACCCCAACGACGACAACTCCGATTACGTCGACGCCCAGGGTATCGGTCCGGGCGCCGGTTATACCTATGAAATCGCCAATGGCGGTTCGGGCAATCGCAACCGCGTGGCCGGTGATGCGATCTATCACTGCCATTTCTATCCGCACTTTGCCCAAGGCATGTGGGCCATGTGGCGGGTCCACGATGTCTTCGAGGAAGGGACTCGACTCGATGTTTCGCAGCAGGGCGCCGACGGTTATCACAGCGAACCGTTCGCCTTGCGCAGCGGTAAACCGGCGGTCGGCGCACGGGCCTTGCCCGATGGTGAAATCGTCGCCGGTACGCCGATTCCCGCGATTGTTCCGCTGCCGGGGAAAGCCATGGCACCGATGCCGGGCAAAGTCGTGGTCGTGCCGAAAATCGGTGAAACCCTGATCGCCGGCAATGATGAAGACGGGGATGAAGAAGAGGGCGATGACGATGGCGAGCACCACGGCGGCAACGCCGGCGGTCAAGCCATCGGCTCACTGGCGCTGGTCGATCGCAGCGAAGCCAATCGCAATGCCGACGGCAGCCTGAAAAATCCTGGCTATCCGTTCTGGATCGGTGGCATGGAAAGTTCGGTCGGCCAACGTCCACCAACGCCGCCGCTGGACATGCTCGACGCGGCCACCGCGCAGTCTTTGAAGGCCAGCGGCAAAGCGCTGTGGGCCAACCTTGATCCGGCGCAATCCGGTGGCTGGAATGGCGGCTTGCAGCGGCACGCACTGGATGGCGTCGCGGCCGGTGGCGAGGCGCACACCGTGACCACTTCGCTGGACTTCTCCAAGGAAGTCACCCGCGCCAAACCGATTTACCTGCCGGAAGAAGGCACCGAAGTCGAACAGGCGGCGATGGCTTTCCACGCGAAAAAAGATCACCCAAGTTATGCCTTGCTGCCCGGCAATCAAGTGGTGGCCAAGGCCTTTCGCACCAACGGCGCCTTGCCAATGGCCGGCGCGCCGTACTACGAACCGTGCATGGACGATCGGCAAAAACGCCTGACCAGCAGCGCTGGCAGCGGTGAGTTCGCCAGCGGTGAACGCATCGACGGCATGTCCTTTGTCGGCGCCTCGAGCTTCACCGCCGACCGCCCACGCATTTACAAAGCCGCGAACATCCAGTTCGACGCGGTGTACAACAAGGTCGGCTATCACTTCCCGCAAGCGCGCATCCTGGCGCTGTGGGAAGACGCCTGGCCGGTGATCACCAAGCAGCGTCCGCCAGAGCCGCTGGTGATGCGCATGAACACTTTCGATTGCGTGCAATACCAGCAAACCAACCTGGTGCCGGCCACCTACGAGATGGACGACTATCAGGTGCGCACGCCGACCGACGTGATCGGGCAGCACATCCACTTGCCGAAATGGGATCTGACCTCGGCGGACGGCTCGTCCAACGGCTGGAACTACGAGGATGGCGTGCTCTCGCCCGGCGCCGTGCAGGAACGTATTCACGCGATCCGCGAGTTCAATCAGTGCGCCAGTACTGACTCGCGCGACGGCACCCAGGCCTGCCCGAAAGCCAAGAACCATCCGTTCTTCGGCCAGTACGGCCGCGCCGACTGGCTCGGTGCGCGCACGGCGATGCAGCGCTGGTTCGTCGATCCGGTGGTCAACGCCAAGGGCGTCGATCGCGGCCTCGGCACGATTTTCACCCACGACCACCTCGGCCCATCGACGCACCAGCAGATTGGTCTGTACGCGACGGTGCTGGCCGAGCCGGCCGGTTCCACCTGGTTCCACGCCGAAACCGGCGAGCCTCTTTATAGCGGCGCGCGTCAGGACGGTGGGCCGACGTCGTGGCAAGCGGTGATCAACACCGGTGACCTCGATGGCGATGGCAAGAACGACAGCTTCCGCGAGTTCTTCCTCGAGTACAGCGACTTCCAGCACGCCTATGAAGCCGGCGTCTATGTGGGGGCCGGTCCTAACGGCGTACCGAATGCGCAGGCGTTCCCGGCGACGGCCGACAGCTTCCGCTACGCGATCAATCCGCCAGTGCGCAACAACGCCAGCAACTTGCTTGAAGGTGTACTGGAAGTGCAGGGCGGTCAGGTCCCGGGCTGCCCGAGCCGGCCATGTCCGCAGGCGATCTCGGTGGATGATCCGGGCATGTTCGTCGTCAACTATCGCAACGAGCCACTGGCCCTGCGCGTGTACGACCCGAACAAGGTCGGCCCGGACGGCAAGCGCGGCATGCAGGCCGACGGCCTCGGTGGCGATCTGTCGTTCGCCATGCAAAGCCGTACCGACCGCGCAATCCCGGCGATGAACCTGGCGCCGAATCTGCTCACCTCGGCGACCGGACCCACCGGCGGCACCACGCTGTTTCCACCGCACATCAACAAGGGCGGCGCCGAACCGGGTGACCCGTTCACGCCGATGCTGCGCACCTATACCGGCGACAACGTGCGACTGCGTGTGCATGCCGGTGGCCATGAAGAAGAGCACAACGTCACCCTGCACGGCGTGAAATGGCTGCAGAGCGGTTCCGGTTTCGGCAACAGCTCCAACTCCGGCTGGCGTGCGTCGCAAATGATCGGCATCTCCGAGCAGATGGGCTTCATTGCGCCGGTGTCGATGCTCTCCAGTTCGGCGGCGACCACGGGTGATTATCTGTACTCGATGGACGCTTCGATCGAAGGCTATTGGAGCGGTATCTGGGGCGTGATGCGCAACTACACCGCTAAACGCAGCGACTTGTTCGCCATCCCCAACAACCCGAATCCGGCGGGCATGCGCAACACCGTGGCGTTCGAGGGCAGTTGCCCACGGATCAGCGCCAACCCCAACGGCATCGGCACGCGGCCGACGGTACAGCGCAACTACGAGGTGGTCGCGGCGCTGGCCAACGACATTCTCGCCAATACGCTGGGCCTGACCATCGGCGATCCCGAAGGGCTTGGCCAGCATGTCGGCGGGCCGCTGAATCCGGCGGGCGGCACCCTGGTGCTGAACTCGCGTACGGTGAGCATTCCCCAAGTCACCGTGACCGATCCGGAGGATGGCGAAACCATCACCATCGGCGGGCAGAGCGGGCCGCTGCATGACCCGACCGCGATCCTGTACGTGCGCAAGTCCGATCTGGATCCGCTCAGCGGCAAGCTCAAACCCGGCATTCCGGTCGAACCGCTGGTGTTGCGTGCGGCGGCAGGGGACTGCATCAACATCACTCTGGAAAACCGTCTGCCGAGCGTGATGCCTGACCTGACCCAGACCGCGGTGATGCAAGGCATGGTCAAGCGTGATCGCAACAGCGGTCTGGGTTCGACCACGTTCAGCAACAACCTGATGCGGCCGTCCAGCCACGTCGGCCTGCATGCGCAATTACTGGCGTACGACATCACCAAATCCGACGGGGCCAATGTCGGCGCCAACCCGATCCAGACCGTGCCACCGCGCGTCGGCAACAGCGGCGCGTACCCGACCCGTACCTATCAGTACTACGCCGGGCACCTGGAGCGTGAAGGCAAACCGGTGACGCAACTGGGCCGCAGCGTAGACAACATCAACGCCACGGCGGTGGAGTTCGGTGGTTTGAACATCACCCCGGCGGACGTGATCAAGCAACCGCAAAAAGGCCTCGGTGGTGCGATGAGCATTCTGCCGATCGGCGCGACCTGGGTTGACGATGCACGCAAGGTCAACGCCACGGTCACCGCGCCTGGGCAAACCAGCTACCGCGATTTTGCGATGGTCTGGCACAAGGCGTTGAACACCCGTTGGGCCAATGGCCGGCCGGTGGAAGGGATTGCCGCTGAGGGCTTCGGCGTGCCGACCGATCCGCAGGACAACTCGAGCATGGCGATCAACTACAAGACCGAGCCGCTGTGGTATCGCTTCGGCCTCGCCCCGGATGCACCGTTCGGCCATGCGGATGGCGCGGGTTACGGCGACATGACCAATGCGCACATGGCTTACAGCAATGCGCTGGTCGGTGGAGATCCGCAGACGCCGGTGTTGTATGCCAAACCCGGGCAGCCATTCCGTACGCACATTCTGATGCCAAGCGGTGGCAGTCGCGGCACCACGTTCCAGCTCGACGGGCATGTCTGGTCGGTCAATCCGTTCCAGGCCGAGAAGAGCGACACCGGTGGTTATCCGATGGGTTCGCCGGGCGTCGGCTCAGTGCGCTTCGGCTACAACCCGATGTCGATGTACATCGGCGCCCACGAAAGCGTCCTGCCGGCCGCGCACTTCAGCTTCATGATCCCGAGCGCCGGCGGCAGCAATGCGATCCCGGGGGACTACCTGTTCCGCGATTACGCCGCCTACGGCAACACCTCCGGGTTATGGGGGCTGCTGCGCGTGACCAACGAACCGGAACCGGCGCCGCAGGGGCAGTAG
- a CDS encoding lytic transglycosylase domain-containing protein yields the protein MKFLASGLLGCVLLSGAAQADVFISVDAKGSYVLSNVHRPGRLYERVIHEADAAVASLDQQPQLIANQPYAELVSAAAKVNQLPEALLHAVINAESHYNPGATSAKGAGGLMQLMPETARELGVTDVYDPKANIQGGAKYLKRLMTLFDNDIALAVAAYNAGPDAVLSRGRVIPPFAETQRYVPNVLRQYRRLQGLAMDAPL from the coding sequence ATGAAATTTCTCGCCAGCGGATTGCTCGGATGTGTGCTGCTCAGCGGCGCCGCGCAAGCCGATGTATTCATCTCCGTGGACGCCAAGGGCAGCTATGTCCTGTCCAACGTTCACCGGCCTGGACGCCTTTACGAACGGGTGATCCACGAGGCTGACGCCGCAGTCGCCAGCCTCGACCAGCAGCCGCAATTGATCGCCAATCAGCCCTACGCGGAGCTGGTCTCAGCGGCAGCCAAAGTCAATCAATTGCCCGAAGCGCTGCTGCACGCGGTGATCAACGCGGAATCCCACTACAACCCCGGCGCCACCTCAGCCAAAGGCGCGGGCGGGCTCATGCAGTTGATGCCCGAGACGGCGCGAGAGCTGGGCGTGACCGACGTCTACGACCCCAAGGCCAACATCCAGGGCGGGGCCAAATACCTCAAGCGCCTGATGACCCTGTTCGACAACGACATCGCCCTTGCCGTGGCGGCCTACAACGCCGGGCCCGACGCGGTGCTCAGCCGTGGCCGGGTGATTCCGCCGTTTGCCGAAACCCAGCGTTACGTGCCGAACGTGTTGCGTCAGTACCGGCGTCTGCAAGGCCTGGCCATGGATGCGCCGTTGTGA
- a CDS encoding cytochrome D1 domain-containing protein has product MNRIINIIGICTLALAGALLTLSEIALAGGGQTLARDGVAVDFNLKPLAADGKLREGEFADVQFRISDSASGQPLSGVAPGAWVDPQTLAADQAQGRDQSCKARVGVFLKSNIGARPLLDLNSYFLLVMNRDASIAVVDPSVSVGGITSTLARIELKQPPMDWVTPKDNKRVFVSMPTAGEVAVIDSEQFKVLDSIKAGSQPVRVALQPDERLLWVGNNASKGEDSGVTVIDTQSLKALKHLQTGRGHHEISFSKDSRFAFVSNRDDGTVSVVDIASLTIVEQIKTGSHPLSVAYSALSGAVYVADGKDGTVTVVDASTHAIRRVIKLQQGLGPMGFSADGRFGVVLNTVENRATVIDAATNTAIHDLDVSAEPYQVVLTQAYAYIRGLASPKVTMINLSSLGEGRQPISQGFEAGPQAPRMAGDLPLASSLAVSRDDNAVFVVNPVDNTTYFYAEGMNAPMSGYPNRGQIARAAMVIDRSLREVSPGLYSARVKLPAAGRFDVAFLLNQPNIIHCFTAQIETNGALVKHFGAPKVEFLLDKTAVALNDPYVVRFRIVQGKDKTQRSGVKDVQLRYYLAPTSHPREVAALEVADGVYEAPITLDRSGAWYLHVRAASLGAGFDDKTFASVRVAPGQAR; this is encoded by the coding sequence ATGAACAGGATTATCAACATCATCGGTATTTGCACGCTGGCCCTGGCCGGGGCGTTGCTGACGCTGAGTGAGATTGCGCTGGCCGGGGGCGGGCAAACTTTGGCGCGTGACGGTGTGGCGGTGGACTTCAACCTCAAACCACTGGCCGCCGACGGCAAACTGCGCGAAGGCGAGTTCGCCGATGTGCAATTCCGCATCAGCGACAGCGCTTCCGGCCAGCCATTGTCCGGCGTGGCACCGGGCGCCTGGGTCGATCCGCAAACCCTCGCCGCCGATCAGGCTCAGGGCCGCGATCAGAGTTGCAAAGCCCGGGTCGGCGTGTTCCTCAAATCCAACATCGGCGCGCGGCCGTTGCTCGATCTGAACAGCTATTTCCTGCTGGTGATGAACCGCGACGCGAGCATCGCCGTGGTCGATCCGTCGGTCTCAGTGGGCGGCATCACCAGCACCCTGGCGCGGATCGAACTCAAACAACCACCGATGGATTGGGTCACGCCCAAAGACAACAAACGCGTGTTCGTCTCGATGCCGACAGCGGGTGAAGTGGCCGTCATCGACAGCGAACAATTCAAGGTTCTCGATTCGATCAAGGCCGGCAGCCAACCGGTGCGCGTTGCGCTGCAACCGGACGAACGTCTGCTTTGGGTCGGCAACAACGCCAGCAAAGGCGAAGACTCCGGCGTGACGGTGATCGACACGCAAAGCCTAAAAGCCCTCAAACATCTGCAGACCGGGCGCGGCCACCACGAAATCAGCTTCAGCAAGGACAGCCGTTTTGCCTTCGTCAGCAACCGCGACGACGGCACCGTCAGTGTGGTCGACATCGCGAGCCTCACTATCGTCGAGCAAATCAAAACCGGCTCGCATCCGCTGTCAGTCGCCTATTCAGCGCTGTCGGGCGCGGTGTATGTGGCCGATGGTAAGGACGGCACGGTGACCGTGGTCGACGCCAGCACCCACGCCATCCGCCGGGTGATCAAGTTGCAACAAGGCCTGGGCCCGATGGGCTTCAGCGCCGACGGCCGCTTCGGCGTGGTGCTCAACACCGTGGAAAACCGCGCCACCGTCATCGACGCCGCCACCAACACCGCCATCCATGATCTGGACGTCAGCGCCGAACCCTACCAAGTGGTATTGACCCAGGCCTACGCCTACATACGCGGACTGGCTTCGCCGAAAGTCACCATGATCAACTTGTCCTCCCTCGGCGAGGGGCGTCAACCGATCAGCCAGGGCTTCGAAGCCGGCCCGCAAGCGCCGCGTATGGCCGGGGATTTACCGCTGGCCTCAAGCCTGGCGGTCTCGCGCGACGACAACGCAGTGTTCGTGGTCAACCCGGTCGACAACACCACTTACTTCTACGCCGAAGGCATGAACGCGCCGATGTCCGGTTACCCCAATCGTGGCCAGATCGCCCGCGCCGCGATGGTCATCGACCGCAGCCTGCGCGAAGTCTCGCCGGGCCTCTACAGCGCCAGAGTAAAACTGCCGGCAGCGGGGCGTTTCGACGTTGCGTTCCTGCTCAATCAGCCGAACATCATTCACTGCTTTACCGCGCAGATCGAAACCAATGGCGCCCTGGTAAAACACTTCGGCGCACCGAAAGTCGAGTTCCTCCTCGACAAGACTGCCGTGGCGCTCAACGACCCCTACGTCGTGCGTTTCCGCATCGTTCAAGGCAAAGACAAAACCCAGCGCAGCGGCGTCAAAGACGTGCAACTGCGTTACTACCTCGCGCCCACCTCACACCCGCGCGAAGTGGCGGCGCTGGAAGTCGCCGACGGCGTGTACGAAGCGCCGATCACCCTCGACCGCAGCGGCGCCTGGTACCTGCATGTGCGCGCAGCCTCGCTGGGCGCCGGTTTCGATGACAAGACCTTTGCCAGTGTTCGGGTAGCCCCCGGCCAGGCCCGTTGA
- a CDS encoding SCO family protein: MNRFASTGLLTLCLLSLGIQHANAHSADEHAGHKAPASNTQEHAQVKFANVPLLDQNGKTVRLEQDLVQGKIVVMSFIYTSCTTVCPVVSSIMGKVQKQLGARVGNEVQLVSISIDPQRDDPKRLQDYARTFQRGPGWSWLTGSPQSINETLKGLGSFSGDFKNHQPLILVGDGNNRHWMRYYGFTDPALLAKEVEKLSGLRTHAKHTAIAMEQQP; the protein is encoded by the coding sequence ATGAACCGATTTGCATCCACTGGCCTGCTGACCCTGTGCCTGTTGAGCCTTGGCATCCAACACGCCAACGCTCATTCGGCGGACGAGCACGCCGGGCACAAAGCCCCGGCCAGCAATACCCAGGAACACGCTCAGGTGAAATTCGCCAACGTGCCGCTGCTCGATCAGAACGGCAAAACCGTGCGCCTGGAGCAGGATCTGGTGCAGGGCAAAATCGTTGTCATGAGCTTCATCTACACCAGTTGCACCACGGTGTGCCCGGTGGTCTCGTCGATCATGGGCAAGGTGCAGAAACAACTCGGCGCGCGCGTCGGCAACGAAGTACAACTGGTGTCGATCAGCATCGACCCGCAGCGTGACGACCCGAAACGCCTGCAGGATTATGCGCGCACCTTCCAGCGCGGGCCGGGCTGGAGCTGGCTGACCGGTTCGCCGCAGTCGATCAATGAAACCCTCAAGGGCCTCGGCAGTTTCAGCGGCGACTTCAAGAATCACCAACCGTTGATCCTCGTCGGCGACGGCAACAATCGTCACTGGATGCGCTATTACGGCTTCACCGATCCGGCGCTGCTGGCCAAGGAAGTGGAAAAACTCAGCGGCCTGCGCACCCACGCCAAACACACCGCCATCGCCATGGAGCAACAGCCATGA
- the gspG gene encoding type II secretion system major pseudopilin GspG: MKLQFRPRDQRGFTLLELLVVLVVLGLLAGIVAPKYFAQLGRSEVKVAKAQIEGLSKALDIYRLEVGHYPSTEQGLQALVTAPSDEAKWTGPYLQKKLPQDPWGRNYTYRYPGENSEYDLLSMGKDGQPGGEGENAEVTNWQ, encoded by the coding sequence ATGAAGCTGCAATTTCGTCCGCGTGACCAACGCGGTTTTACCCTGCTCGAATTGCTCGTGGTGCTGGTGGTGCTCGGCCTGTTGGCCGGGATCGTCGCGCCGAAATACTTCGCCCAACTCGGCCGCTCGGAAGTGAAAGTGGCCAAGGCGCAGATCGAAGGACTGAGCAAGGCACTGGACATCTATCGACTGGAGGTCGGCCATTACCCGTCCACCGAACAGGGCTTGCAAGCCTTGGTCACCGCACCGAGTGACGAGGCGAAATGGACCGGCCCGTACCTGCAGAAAAAGCTGCCGCAGGATCCGTGGGGGCGTAACTACACCTACCGCTATCCCGGCGAAAACAGCGAGTACGACTTGCTGTCGATGGGCAAGGACGGCCAGCCCGGCGGTGAAGGTGAAAACGCTGAAGTGACCAACTGGCAGTAA